A genomic stretch from Flavobacterium sp. KS-LB2 includes:
- a CDS encoding dihydrodipicolinate synthase family protein, giving the protein MKIQHLQGLISAPFTPFDSNGKLDVSLIPDYYSFLKQNGVTGAFINGSTGEGVSTTVAEKKAVAQAWADCSNHDADFKVMAFLAGTCLADCIELAKHAYEIGLYAVSLTGPFYFKPANVDVLAQICIEVGKEVPNMPFYYYHIPVLTGVNFPMFDLIQALDGKLPNFAGVKYTHEDFMDFQSCMSYENGKFDMLWGRDENMLSALVLGAKGAVGSTFNYAAPLYYDLIDAFNANNLVKARALQQKAINMIRLLGKYGGISVGKAYMKVVGLDLGEFRLPVKNMSADQFELFKKDVESLNFEDFKSK; this is encoded by the coding sequence ATGAAAATTCAACACTTACAAGGACTTATTTCAGCGCCTTTTACACCCTTTGATAGCAATGGAAAATTAGATGTTAGTCTAATTCCTGATTACTATTCTTTTCTAAAACAAAATGGAGTAACAGGCGCTTTTATAAATGGTTCAACAGGAGAAGGAGTTTCTACAACAGTAGCAGAAAAGAAAGCGGTTGCTCAAGCTTGGGCTGATTGTAGTAATCATGATGCCGATTTTAAAGTAATGGCATTTTTAGCTGGTACCTGTCTTGCAGATTGTATCGAATTGGCTAAACATGCTTATGAAATAGGTTTATATGCTGTTTCTTTAACAGGACCTTTTTATTTCAAACCAGCAAATGTTGATGTGTTAGCACAAATTTGTATTGAAGTAGGAAAAGAAGTACCGAACATGCCTTTTTATTACTATCATATTCCAGTATTAACAGGTGTGAATTTTCCAATGTTTGATTTAATTCAAGCCCTAGACGGAAAACTTCCAAACTTTGCAGGTGTAAAATATACACATGAAGATTTCATGGATTTCCAAAGTTGTATGAGCTATGAAAATGGGAAATTCGACATGCTTTGGGGACGTGACGAAAATATGTTATCCGCATTAGTTTTAGGAGCCAAAGGTGCTGTAGGAAGTACTTTCAATTATGCTGCGCCATTGTATTATGATTTAATTGATGCGTTCAATGCCAATAATTTAGTTAAAGCACGTGCTTTACAGCAAAAGGCCATTAATATGATTCGCTTATTAGGGAAATACGGCGGAATCTCTGTAGGAAAAGCGTACATGAAAGTGGTAGGATTGGATTTAGGTGAATTTAGATTACCTGTCAAAAACATGAGTGCTGACCAATTTGAATTATTTAAAAAAGATGTAGAAAGTCTAAATTTTGAAGATTTCAAATCAAAATAG